The following proteins are encoded in a genomic region of Thermodesulfobacteriota bacterium:
- a CDS encoding cache domain-containing protein: MRRKTYYGVILLLVFMFVLSSTGYSSLQETQSEEAKQTQSLVDEAAALLESKGTEAFTEFRKKDSQWLKGDTYIFAFDVNGIEIFHPIKPDLEGKNIIDFKDVNGKAFVQEMIEIANTKGSGWVEYVYPKPGEGAPSKKMTYIKKVKAGDETLIIGSGYYTD; this comes from the coding sequence TCGTTTTTATGTTTGTGCTTTCTTCAACAGGATATTCATCGTTGCAAGAGACTCAATCCGAGGAGGCAAAACAAACTCAGTCTTTAGTCGATGAAGCAGCCGCTTTACTGGAAAGCAAAGGGACGGAAGCTTTTACAGAATTTAGAAAGAAGGATAGTCAGTGGCTGAAAGGTGATACCTATATCTTCGCATTCGATGTGAATGGTATAGAAATTTTCCATCCCATTAAACCGGATCTCGAGGGGAAAAACATTATTGATTTCAAGGATGTTAATGGAAAAGCTTTCGTTCAGGAAATGATTGAAATAGCTAATACCAAAGGCTCAGGATGGGTAGAATATGTGTACCCTAAACCTGGAGAAGGTGCACCTTCCAAGAAAATGACCTATATCAAGAAGGTGAAAGCTGGAGATGAAACGCTCATCATAGGTTCCGGCTATTATACGGACTGA
- a CDS encoding SDR family oxidoreductase has translation MSYEAIENKVALITGGTEGIGFGIANSFLEAGAKVAITGLSNLQTAKEKLGGKILTINADITNIELCKATLDEVLGEFGKLDILVNNAGTNIYKPTSQTTIQEFDLIFNTNVRGLFALTQTAIPELNKTHGNIINIGSVFGFRGMPIYSVYSASKAAVIMLTQLWAKELAPDVRVNTISPGGIDTAIFKKMYGEEKHQQVLEFVSGRHLMKRMGQPEEIARMALYLATENWVTGSNFVVDGGLFHLI, from the coding sequence GTGAGTTACGAGGCGATCGAAAACAAGGTTGCCCTTATTACCGGCGGGACAGAAGGAATTGGTTTTGGTATTGCAAATTCTTTTCTTGAGGCAGGCGCTAAGGTAGCAATAACGGGACTAAGTAACCTTCAAACGGCTAAAGAAAAGCTCGGAGGTAAAATTCTAACAATAAATGCTGACATCACCAATATAGAGCTTTGTAAGGCTACTCTCGATGAAGTTCTCGGGGAGTTCGGGAAATTGGATATTCTTGTAAATAACGCAGGAACCAATATCTACAAACCAACATCACAAACAACAATTCAAGAATTCGACTTGATATTTAACACCAACGTTAGAGGTCTCTTTGCACTAACCCAAACCGCGATTCCAGAACTTAACAAGACTCATGGGAATATAATCAACATCGGCTCAGTCTTTGGTTTTAGGGGTATGCCTATCTACAGCGTTTATTCTGCTTCCAAAGCCGCAGTAATCATGCTAACACAGTTGTGGGCTAAAGAACTAGCCCCCGATGTGAGAGTGAATACAATAAGTCCCGGTGGTATAGATACCGCCATCTTCAAAAAGATGTACGGTGAAGAAAAACATCAGCAGGTACTTGAATTCGTGAGTGGTCGTCATCTTATGAAAAGAATGGGACAACCTGAAGAAATTGCACGGATGGCACTTTACCTCGCCACTGAAAACTGGGTAACAGGAAGTAATTTCGTTGTTGATGGCGGGCTATTTCACTTGATCTGA